caacatcagagaAGGCCTTGTCCTCTCTGCCATGTAGTTGGTCCTCTGAAACAACTAGCTGGCCACTATGTGTGACAAGATGATGGACTGCGTAGACTGCTGGTCTTACCTAGGAGGGATCTTATGTTCTTTTGGTTGCAGGATTTGACTCAGATGATCACTAAAACCATGGTTTGATAAAACTCTTGTCCATCACGGTCAGCAGACATTCACACTACCCATAATTAATTACATGAAAACATGGTTtcacattggttgtggtgggttttccatgctttgtggccgtggtctggtggatcttgttcgtaacgtttcgcctgcatctgtggctggcatcttcagaggtgtatcacagaaaaaagTCTGTTAGTGTAACAgatcacagccacaaagcccggaaaacccaccaccgcCCAGCGCTGAACTGGGCCGCGGAAAGGCTTCGGTTTACATTATTATTTGTGGAACTTTGCCGTGCGACCTGGAGTGGAAATGTATGGTCGAAAGGAAGGGAGGCACAATGAAAACACACGAAAGGATTACAATTCCTTATACTCTCTCTCCTTTAACAGTATCAAAGATGAAGAAGAACAAATGTGCCCCATTTGCTTGCTGGGCATGCTGGACGAAGAGAGCTTGACTGTCTGTGAAGATGGCTGCAGAAATAAGCTTCACCACCATTGCATGTCAATATGTAAGTCAGTGATGCTTGCAGTGAACATGCTTGCATTGAAAAGGGGCCAGTTTCATTCTTGCTAACATTCTTGCAAGATTAATGCATACTACATTTGTTATACCTCCTGGGGAGCATCTGAAGAGTGCTAAAATTACATGTAAACtgggaacttttaaaaatgagcatATCTGAATGAAAATCTTAAAAAGTAGATGTCTAGTTCATATTTTAAATGTGGAGAATGATAAAGAAGTCATTTCAgtagcttttatttctttttaattgtttttaaagtatttggccATTTTTTGTGGCCATTTTTTTGTAGTAGCCACAGCCTCACTGCTGCCGGTACTTGGATTTTGGTTTTAGTGGATTTGTGTCAGTCCTAGAGATATATTAGCAGGAGATACCCATTCTCTTCTATGTAACCGTTTCTGTGTCTACAAAGGGTTATGAATGTTCCCATTTGAAGAAAAGAATGATAATGTTACTATTGCAAGTTAAGACGTTTACCACAGAACAATTTTTCATCAAATACATAGTTCTGTAATtttccagagagccagcatagtatagtggttaagagcagcagattatAATATGGAGGACTGGattcaattcccctctcctccacaacaaGCTTTCCGGATGGCCTCGAGCAAGTCACAGtcttgtcagaactctctcagctcatgagGAGGCAGAAGATGCAAGCCACCCCTGAAAGTCTCTGGCCTtgccatctgtgacttgacaccgctttccaccaccaccataatTTGCCATACGTTCTGTCTGATACTGGCTTTTGCTCTGCCTCATACTTACTTTTGTTCTACTGCTATTTTAGGGGCAGAGGAATGTAGAAGAAACAGAGAGCCTCTTATATGCCCTCTTTGTAGGTCTAAGTGGAGATCTCATGACTTCTATAGGTAAGGATTTGTTTTACGAATGTTTGGAGCTTTTCATGTATAGTCATTGAGCCGTGTACAATGTCTGACATAGTTATGAATGTCACATTTTGTGTTTGCTTACAGTCATGAGTTGCCAagccctgttgattctccttctGTCCTTCGTGTGGTCCAGCAGCAGACTCCGCAGCCCACAGCTGGCTCGCCAAGGAGAAATCAAGATAGTAATTTCAGCCTTACTCATTATGGGGCTCAGCAAATCCCTTCAGCCTATAAAGAGTTAGCTGAACCATGGATTCAGGTATATTACATTTATAGTTGAAGTTTTACTTGTTGTGTGCGTTAGGATTTTCACAATTACTTCTGTGTTGTGACAAGAATGCCAGTTTGGTGGCTTTCTCTGGGAAAAACTAATTcattaaattatattttcataAAACACATGTagcaaaagaatcactggtttGCCCCGTAAACCAGGGTTCTGCTATAGCTTTGGCAGCTTGGTGTGTAATGGGTATTTTGTAACTGAAGTAGCAGTAGATGATTTGCACTGCTGCCATCTTAGTAGTTTTCTGTGCCCGTCGCTAATAAATATGGTTGTGGATTTGTGTTCACTGCTGTGTTCTGTAAGGGCCTAGGGTTTGGACTTTGTGGCTGCTATTGCTCTGAGGCTGGAAAAGCTTTTGGATGTTGTCTGTGTGCTGTCTGCATGTTTATGCCATGGCATCACCAGCATAGCCATTGGGCTAGCATCGCCATAACCCCAGGAATTGGTTGCCTGCACTGGAACCATATGTCCCAGTCTAAACACCACACGTAGGGTTTGACCTGAGCAGTTCTCCAAAGTCATGTTGCATTTGAGCCTGCACATTCCCTTCAAGAACTAAAATGCGCAGGATTCATATTTCTGTGGTTCAGTTCTTAAGGAGATTAAGATCCCTTAAGAATTTGTGTTCTTTATGCTTTACTGCATTCTGTTCCAGTCAATCTTGATTTCCTGTGTCTACCTAATTACATCTGTCATCAAAACcttttttcctaaataaattaGATAGATATaccctgtctcaccaaaagaaaaaaaaatataacttcattcgccacatgctggactgttgTTTTacaatgctccatttgggtcctgcCACtgggacccaaacggagcattctaaaacaaagatggtctagcatgtggcaaatgaagttacaattttgtttttctttttcttttggtgaggcaGACTACAGGTGATGTCATTCTGTGGGTTATGCCAGCAGTGTATGGAGAAAAAAACTGACACTTGAAATATCCACTGACTTCAAACGTCATGAcatcaaattaaaaagaaagaatttaaAGCTGATTCTAGTATGCGGGAGCTGCAGGACACTGTCCTTTCCATACGAGACCCCTTCAGACCTTAATGAGACACTGTGCTTTTCTTTTCAGATTCTTGACCTATTGTGTATTGCCATCAGCTTGAACtctgtgacttttttttaaaggtattcgGAACAGAACTAGTTGGCTGCTTGTTTTCTCGAAACTGGAATATACGTGAGATGGCCCTTCGACGCCTTTCCCATGATGTTAGCGGTGCTCTGTTATTGGCCAATGGGGAAAGCACTGGAAATTCTGCAAGCAACAGTGGAAACCCCACAAGCGCTGGAACTGCAGGAGCTACCAGCGGGTCAGCGCAGACCAGTATCTCAGGAGATGTTGTTGTGGAGTCTTGCTGCAGTGTCCTTTCCATGGTCTGTGCTGATCCCGTCTACAAAGTGTATGTTGCTGCTTTAGTAAGTAGCCCATTCTTTTCtaataatgcatttccaaaagCATTTTTACAGTTTGGGCAGGTGACAGTGGGGAGAGTGCTCTTTTAGGCATGTAATtcgaaaaggatatcgaagagagagaaaaagtgcagagaagggcaacgaagatgattgagggattggagcaccttccttatgaggagaggctgcagtgtttgggactctttagtttggagaggagacgtctgaggggggatatgattgaagtctataaaattatgcatggggtagaaaatgttgacagagagacatttttctctctttctcacaatactagaaccagggggcattcattgaaagtgctagggggaagaattaggactaataaaaggaaacacttcttcacgcaacatgtgattggtgtttggaatatgctgccacaggaggtggtgatggccactaacctggatagctttaaaaagggcttggacagatttatggagaaatagtcaatgtatggctaccaatcttgatcctccttgatctgagattgcaaatgccttagcagatcaggtgctcgggagcaacagccgcagaaggccattgctttcacatcctgcgtgtgagctcccaaaggtatcctttgggccactgcgagtagcagagtgttggactagatggactctttcttatgttcttacgttttAATTACAGCAAAATGCCCCTCAAACATCTGATGTGctttgaaaaacaaacagggaagaTTTGTTGTTCTGCAACTCGCTCTGCCCTTTTTTTCTGCACAGACTTAAGGCGAATTACAAAATTCAAGAATGTGATAAACACCCATATGAGACTTGATAGAGCATAAACAGTGCATATTGGATTACAAAAACAGGCCATTTGTCAGCTTTtcaaacaaaaatagaaaacGATGCAAAAACATTGAATGATGATAATACATAGAATAAACAGTGCTATAAACTACAACCCTGTTTCCTTTTTAGAAAAATACTCCTGACAGTTCTGTAGAGCAACAGAAGAGCCAGTGCCTTCCTGACCTGACTAACCAGTTCTGCTCTTCTAGAATTCATACAGAGTTTTAATTAATGGATCGCAGTTTCAAAAACACTTATTTTCCTTTCTAGAAAACATTAAGAGCCATGCTGGTATATACACCCTGTCATGCCCTAGCTGAAAGAGTGAAGTTGCAGCAGCTTCTGAAACCGGTTATAGAGACTATATTGGTGAAATGTGCAGATGCGAACAGGTATTGTATTTGGTCTAGTGGTTTTGGCTTCTTATAAATGTTTACTAAAATGTGCAGTTTTTTCCTTAAAATATTGGCAGCAGATACCTGTGAGGATTATTTAGTCCACTGACTGAAATCCATGCTGTTCCTGTATGAAAAGTGAGACAAGTCCTACAAACATAATAATGTTAAGACTTTCACTCCTCGGCACTGTACAAATCTGAAAAAGTTCTCAGGACTAAGTAACTGGCTTAGCCATTACCGTCTTTGATGCACATCTGAAATTGGCAGCAAAGCCAAGCCAATCAACTATAGAAAAATTGGGCAGACTGGATGGAGTTCAAAGTGGATATTACCTTAGGTTGAGAACTAAAAACCTTTAATTCCCagatttattgttattgttatctgACCCATCATCAGAAATAGCTATAGGAAATCTCAGATTGGTATTAGTATAATTTGTTAGAACTCTCTGCCCCAGAGGGTTGGTCAATCCCAAAGGTATGGCCAAGGCAGATTGCCTTGCTGGAGGACTCTTATTCCACCGTCCGTTTCCTCAGTTTGGAGACTTGTGACCCATGGAATAAAGCCtgttgaaaatggtccagaaaacAGGTCATCTAGTCTCTGTGGTTGTGACAGCAAGGAAAGCAAGTACAACACAAAGATGGTCGCTGCcagttaaaacaaagaaaacgaATGCTATATGCTCATATTGAAACTTGGTTGTTCTTTCTGTATATGCACAGTTCCATATGTACAGCTGCACTGAACAAAGAACCACTTCAGGAACAATAATCACAAATAAGTGTAaccttgtttttctttcagtttagTCCTAAGCTGAGTTACGTACCATTGAtctcaatagacttagaagggtgtcacGTTCTTGTGCTGTTAAGTACATTCAGAGATATATGAGTAGATGAGCCTGAGTTAAATAGTATTAATGAAGAATGGAGATTCCTAATATGTTACTATACTGTTCCTATAACAGTTATTAATGAAAATGCCTCTCAAAATATAGTAGCATCCTTATTATACAGTTCGGGTAATGCAGAATTTACTTTTGTCTTTGACTTTTTATAGCCGCACAAGCCAGCTTTCAGTTTCTACACTCCTGGAGATGTGCAAGGGCCAGGCAGGAATGCTGGCAGTTGGTAGTGAAATATTTAAATCTGGTAAaactttttgtttttatatatacttGCATGACAATATTGACATTCtcaattggggtggggtggaaggatTGGATGCTGTGATGGTGTCACAGTGGCCCTCGTGGCTCCACCCCAGCTCCATGAGTGCTCCTCCCTCAATTGCACTGGGTTGAAGCCTAAgcatgcaacttttaaaattctgattcATTGACTTGCACTTAATGCCTTTCAAAGATCATTTGAAAGTTGCACTGAATGAAGAGTCATCTAGTGTTGCCTTTGCTTTAATAAGTGCATATTAATACCAGCAATGAAGTCTTTATAATGATTTAGGTAACGTTTGTTTGATGTGTGTTGCACTAAACTTGTTTAAGATTGATTAGTAATGCAGATGAAGATAAAAATCTTTCAAAGGGCATTCATTTTAATACTTCAACATTCATTTAAACGGCTTGTAAGTAGTTAGCATGGCTAAAACCAGGGCTTCTTGGGCATTCTGAAAAATATCTACGTGTAGCCATCGGAAACCATGGTTTCATTTGTTAAATGCAGCAGTggtgccagtatggtgtagtggttaagactggtagattctgatctggagaaccaggtttgattccccactcctccacatgaagcctgctgattgaccatgggctagtctcagaactctctcagccccacctccctcataaggtgtctgttgtggagaaaggcaattgtatgctgctttgagactctttaatgATAGAGAGAAGCATGGTATAAAAACTGACTCTtctaaaaaccagctcttcttcagtCCTGCTTAAAATGTATACAAGACAATCTGTTGGGGACTTTGAACAATCCTcactgctaatatatatatatatatatatatattttacagggCCCATTGGTATAGGTGGCattgatttcattttgaattgCATCCTTGGAACACAACCTGAATCGAACAACTGGCAAGCACTTCTTGGGCGTCTTTGTCTTATTGACAGGCTGCTGTTGGAGTTTCCTGGTGAATTTTATCCCCACATTGTCAGTGGGGATGTTTTACAGGCAGACACTGTAGTTGACAGGTACTGCTTCAGAAACATTGTGTGTTTTGTTGAAATGTTGTTTTATCTAATGTCAAAACTTTGGCGAGTTCAGAAACTGAATGCTTCATGTCAGATACTATTGATGGGGGGGAAGCATTTCACCAATGCTGACTTCTTGCCTTATATGCTAAGCCATAGACGCCTTTTGTAGACAGAACAGTGGTAATGAGTTATGTTTATGTCTCCTGCTAGGTACAAAAAGCTGCTGTCGCTGTTGAACTTTGCTCTGCAGTCAATTGACAATTCCCACTCCATGGTTGGCAAACTGTCAAGAAGAGTATTTTTGAATTCCGCCAGAATGGTTGCAAGAGTACCCCACGTGTTCGTAAAACTGTTAGACATGTTGAGTATGACAAGCTCAACACATCACACAAGGATGCGTCGGCGGTTGATGGCAATAGCAGAGGAAATGGAAATAGCAGAAGCCATTCAGCTAGGTATGGAGAATGTGCAGTCCGGTGAATGCCGGCGTGACTTTGCCCAGCCTCCAGTTCCTGATAACTCCCCAGAGATTACAGAGAGCAATACTCCCAACAGTACGATTCAGTTATCAGGGAAAGGTGGGAAAAGCTTAGGTGATAAAAAACCAAGTGCCAGCCCAGAGGACATTTCTGATGCAGTGGGTAGTATTTCATTAGGACTTCCTGTTTCTTCAGGAACTCTGGAGCAGCCAAAACCAGCCATTCAAACAAAAAGTAAAGCCCACGGTCAGTGCTTGAACTCTTCTCTCTTGCCCTGTAATTCCCAGTCagtattcccagctctgccttccCATAGTACTCCGCCTGTACCAACAGGAGCCGATGTTTCTAAACTCAGACCTCAGGGATTTGTTCCCTGCAAACCACCCTCTGCTTCTCCCCAAATGCAACGCAAGCTTTCTCTCCAAATTCAAAGGAACTGTGCTGAAAATAAAGAATCAGAAAAACTTTCCCCGGTCTTCACGCAGGCCAGACCTATGCCTTTCAGTCACATACATCGGCCAAAGCCATCTCGACCTGCTGCGTGTGACTTGAACAAACAGGGAGAAACCTCCAAAAGTAACATGACGCTCAATTTAAATGATGTAGCACAGTGTGATAGTGGTGCAGTCATCCCAAGCGAAGAGACTGTTTTCACCCCGGTAGAAGAAAAACGTAGCCACCTGGATCTCAATACAGAGCTCAGTTCCAGTATGGAGGACTTACTTGAGGCCTCCATGCCGACAAGCGATGGAACAGTCACCTTCAAGTCCGAAGTGGCCGTTCTGTCCCCGGAACGAGCGGAAAATGACGACACATACAAAGACGACGTGAATCACAATCAGAAGTGCAAGGAAAAGATGGAAGCTGAAGAGGAGGAAGCCTTAGCTATTGCCATGGCGATGTCAGCATCTCAAGATGCTCTTCCCACAGTTCCTCAGCTGCAGGTTGAAAATGGTGAAGATATCATCATCATTCAGCAGGATGTGAGTAAATTGGTTTTTGTTGTGTACGTCTTATGTAAGTCTTGTTTGTGTGTACTTGTACATAGTGCATGTGGAAAGCGAAATGTCTGACAGTTTTGCCTTTAGAAATGGGACACATCAAACAGCACAAAGCAGCACCCTGTGTGCATTTGAagatactaaaaaaaaaatcttgaggaAGTCACtgatagataagaacataagaaagagcctgctggatcagatgagagtccatctagtccagcactctgctactcgcagtggcccaccagattccttatgggagctcacatgcaggatgtgaaagcaatgggctgctgctgctgctcccgagcacctggtctgctaaggcatttgcaatctcagatcaaggaggatcaagattggtagccatagatcaacttctcctccataaatctgtccaagccccttttaaagctatgataAAGATAATGTGGAATCTGCATTGAGTGAATAGGGATACACTTGATTCTTTTGACACAAAGTTACATCTAAAGCCTGCGCTCAGGTGAAGAAGCTGTGGTGAGGGAGCAATCagtttagaaacattttcaaattcctGTCAATGGGTTCCAACTGTGCTTGAGTTTTTCCCTTCTGAAACTATGAAAACAGTGCATGTGTCCTAGGGCACCCTGTGATTCCTTGAGAATGTATAAGTTGTGTGGTGTGAACCCTGAGAATTGAAGCTCCTATTTTTTAAGAACTTGTTAACCCTTTCCTGTATGTCATTACTAatgctaaataaatgaataaataagtcaCATGAATGCTGTGATCCCACTTACCGCTAATGGTTTATCTTGTAGACACCAGAGACGCTGCCTGGGCATACCAAAGCAAAGCATCATTACAGGGAAGACATAGAGTGGCTTAAAGGTCAACAGATTGGCCTAGGTGCCTTTTCTTCATGTTACCAAGCTCAGGATGTTGGAACTGGGACACTGATGGCAGTGAAGCAGGTACACGTTACTGTTTGAATCCTTCTGAAGTGTTGAATAcatagaaaatacaaaaaaagtgtATAAATGTAAGCGTTTGACGGTATAAAGAACTTGTGAAATCCATTTTAAATGGTGATCCTGTGCTTGTGCCATTCAGCTTCTCCTCTGCCTTCAGAGGAACTTTAATATAATTTTGCTGTCAGCTCTAAGCAGTGCATTCAGATGTCGTTGCTGTGCCTGCATGTGGTCACCAGAAAGATCCCTCTTGCTCAGCATGTGCTACACTGCATTGCTCAATATGTAAGGAACGGAAAGGGTTTGAACTATGATGAAATATGCTGCTTATCTGGACGAGTTCACAAATGAAAGGGGGTTGTTTCCCTTAGAAATTTAATCCATTAATTGCAAAACACAGTGACACTTGTGAAGTTTGATAGACGGTTTTTTGGTACAGTTGATGGTGGGCCCTTTTTTCCCTGCATGGATGAGGGCGGGGGGAGTGTAAAGAGAACATTTTACCTGTAAATAACATGTCAGAAAAACACACGTGAGCTGCCTTTAAGTAGCTGtctaaaagaaggaagaaaagagggcCTGTTTCTACTGGGCCCAGAAAACTGTTTTGGAAGAGATGTGAAGAAGCAAGTAGAAATAGTGAGCAGCCGGGTATAGAGGAGGGCAGAAAGCAGTAGATACTGGCTAGAAAGAGGTCCGTGTGTCTGGTCTCTTTCATGCGCAGCTCAACAAAGTGTCGCCTGGCTTCAGCAACAGTGGGACCAATCATTATTTGTGCAGCTGGGGTGAAATTTATTTCATAATACTCAGCTGCTTGTCTACGGTCAAGGATTTGTTGAAGTGAAATCTAACCCAGTTTTGTGCAAAACAGGTGACCTATGTCAGGAATACATCGTCAGAGCAGGAAGAGGTGGTGGAAGCCTTGAGGGAGGAAATAAGAATGATGAATCATCTGAATCACCCCAATATCATTCGAATGTTGGGCGCTACATGTGAAAAGAGCAA
The DNA window shown above is from Sphaerodactylus townsendi isolate TG3544 linkage group LG07, MPM_Stown_v2.3, whole genome shotgun sequence and carries:
- the MAP3K1 gene encoding mitogen-activated protein kinase kinase kinase 1, translating into MRCDPPEKMAAAGGPAAAAAAANRLSASVGLSTGNEATAVAAAVSSFPPTSAAAARSPKLVRNVGNGVVGGLLARDSGGSREPRSDWRRKQLRKVRSVELDGLLEPAECAELPLSASAAAATTDNPSPSSFAAVQPAPSSSRGFLLVAEQPLADSGSQAGAAERTMEPPLAGRDMENKETLRGLQKMDDRPEERMIREKLKATCMPAWKHEWLERKSRRGPVVVKPIPIKGDGCEANKPAIEAPTEGQTTATSPTPKGRRSPSPSSSSSSSRTVKSESPGVRRKRVSPVPFQSGRITPPRRAPSPDGFSPYSPEETSRRVNKVMRARLYLLQQIGPNSFLIGGDSPDNKYRVFIGPQTCSCGRGTFCIHLLFVMLRVFQLEPSDPMLWRKTLKNFEVESLFQKYHSRRSSRIKAPSRNTIQKFVSRMSNSHTLSSSSTSTSSSENSIKDEEEQMCPICLLGMLDEESLTVCEDGCRNKLHHHCMSIWAEECRRNREPLICPLCRSKWRSHDFYSHELPSPVDSPSVLRVVQQQTPQPTAGSPRRNQDSNFSLTHYGAQQIPSAYKELAEPWIQVFGTELVGCLFSRNWNIREMALRRLSHDVSGALLLANGESTGNSASNSGNPTSAGTAGATSGSAQTSISGDVVVESCCSVLSMVCADPVYKVYVAALKTLRAMLVYTPCHALAERVKLQQLLKPVIETILVKCADANSRTSQLSVSTLLEMCKGQAGMLAVGSEIFKSGPIGIGGIDFILNCILGTQPESNNWQALLGRLCLIDRLLLEFPGEFYPHIVSGDVLQADTVVDRYKKLLSLLNFALQSIDNSHSMVGKLSRRVFLNSARMVARVPHVFVKLLDMLSMTSSTHHTRMRRRLMAIAEEMEIAEAIQLGMENVQSGECRRDFAQPPVPDNSPEITESNTPNSTIQLSGKGGKSLGDKKPSASPEDISDAVGSISLGLPVSSGTLEQPKPAIQTKSKAHGQCLNSSLLPCNSQSVFPALPSHSTPPVPTGADVSKLRPQGFVPCKPPSASPQMQRKLSLQIQRNCAENKESEKLSPVFTQARPMPFSHIHRPKPSRPAACDLNKQGETSKSNMTLNLNDVAQCDSGAVIPSEETVFTPVEEKRSHLDLNTELSSSMEDLLEASMPTSDGTVTFKSEVAVLSPERAENDDTYKDDVNHNQKCKEKMEAEEEEALAIAMAMSASQDALPTVPQLQVENGEDIIIIQQDTPETLPGHTKAKHHYREDIEWLKGQQIGLGAFSSCYQAQDVGTGTLMAVKQVTYVRNTSSEQEEVVEALREEIRMMNHLNHPNIIRMLGATCEKSNYNLFIEWMAGGSVAHLLSKYGAFKESVVTNYTEQLLRGLAYLHENQIIHRDVKGANLLIDSTGHRLRIADFGAAARLASKGTGAGEFQGQLLGTIAFMAPEVLRGQQYGRSCDVWSVGCAVIEMACAKPPWNAEKHSNHLALIFKIASATTAPSIPSHLSPGLRDVALRCLELQPQDRPPARELLKHPVFRTTW